The following coding sequences are from one Nitrospirota bacterium window:
- a CDS encoding phosphoenolpyruvate carboxykinase, with product MKEQTAPYVITRGKVIFDYSSLYCDTPEKVLKSVLFRDVLERFVRRLASRGSSLYAFLMEALPETDRGEVVLRLTGLFRLLLSHSAEEVAAMNRACAPLLADREKLLEFNEELYNFWRRFERFIYLEAPRRSRYAKSSLHHARFIKSNEEFKDLVLYVYRRVAENITGENPRVYRQLPAGANMGMLLERVHWDCPGLYESLRDVPFIRLTLLEPPVILYPEMNKRKGRFEETGELRKEWLSLTPGEWYCFPARVGDLTAFIYFHQDFVSLGLSLSNLFEIADYEDIDGRRPDILLAFGLQSEDIPGETVFFEDRSADMLVGLVRHSPEVDYFGYFKKMTLTLHNVAMLKRGRLPVHGAMVYLRLKEGGEATVVVIGDSGAGKSETIEALRTLAGEHICEMRIIFDDMGSLALDPRGRPLGYGTETGAFVRLDDLQPGYAYEEIDRSVFMNPDKANARLIIPITRYHHVVKGYPVDMVLYANNFEQLSPEMPAVQMFGSAEEALAVFASGARLAKGTTDEKGLVHTYFANPFGAPQRRREHEERAREMFTAFFEKGVKVGQLRTRLGIEGFEQKGPEEAALALFEVIKKK from the coding sequence GGAAGGTCATCTTCGACTACTCGTCGCTGTACTGCGACACGCCCGAGAAGGTCTTGAAGAGCGTCCTCTTCCGGGACGTGCTGGAGCGCTTCGTGCGGAGGCTGGCCTCCCGCGGAAGCTCCCTCTACGCCTTCCTCATGGAGGCCCTTCCGGAGACGGACCGCGGGGAGGTGGTCCTTCGCCTCACCGGCCTCTTCCGGCTCCTCTTGAGCCACAGCGCCGAGGAAGTGGCTGCCATGAACCGCGCCTGCGCCCCGCTTTTGGCCGACAGGGAGAAGCTCCTGGAGTTCAACGAGGAGCTGTACAACTTCTGGCGGCGCTTCGAGAGGTTCATCTACCTGGAGGCCCCCCGGCGCTCGCGCTACGCCAAGAGCAGCCTGCACCACGCCCGGTTCATAAAGTCCAACGAGGAGTTCAAGGACCTGGTCCTGTACGTCTACCGGCGCGTGGCGGAGAACATCACGGGCGAGAACCCCCGGGTCTACCGCCAGCTTCCGGCGGGGGCCAACATGGGCATGCTCCTGGAGCGGGTGCACTGGGACTGCCCCGGCCTGTACGAGAGCCTGCGGGACGTGCCCTTCATCCGCCTGACCCTCCTGGAGCCCCCCGTCATCCTGTACCCCGAGATGAACAAGAGAAAGGGGCGGTTCGAGGAGACGGGGGAGCTGCGCAAGGAATGGCTCTCCCTCACCCCCGGCGAGTGGTACTGTTTTCCGGCCAGGGTGGGGGACCTCACCGCATTCATCTACTTTCACCAGGACTTCGTCTCCCTGGGGCTCAGCCTGAGCAACCTCTTCGAGATAGCCGATTACGAGGACATCGACGGACGGCGCCCGGACATCCTGCTGGCCTTCGGCCTCCAGAGCGAGGACATACCGGGGGAGACGGTCTTTTTCGAGGACCGGAGCGCCGACATGCTGGTGGGCCTGGTGCGCCACTCGCCGGAAGTGGACTACTTCGGCTATTTCAAGAAGATGACCCTCACCCTCCATAACGTGGCCATGCTCAAGCGGGGCCGCCTTCCCGTGCACGGGGCCATGGTGTATCTGAGGCTCAAGGAGGGCGGGGAGGCCACCGTGGTCGTCATCGGCGACAGCGGCGCGGGGAAGTCCGAGACCATCGAGGCCCTGCGCACCCTGGCCGGCGAGCACATCTGCGAGATGCGCATCATCTTCGACGACATGGGCTCCCTGGCCCTGGACCCCCGGGGAAGGCCCCTGGGCTACGGCACCGAGACGGGCGCCTTCGTCCGCCTGGACGACCTTCAGCCGGGCTATGCCTATGAGGAAATCGACCGGAGCGTCTTCATGAACCCCGACAAGGCCAACGCCCGCCTCATCATCCCCATCACCCGCTACCACCACGTGGTCAAGGGCTACCCGGTGGACATGGTCCTGTACGCCAACAACTTCGAGCAGCTCTCCCCCGAGATGCCCGCCGTGCAGATGTTCGGAAGCGCGGAGGAGGCCCTGGCCGTCTTCGCCAGCGGGGCGCGCCTGGCCAAGGGCACCACCGACGAGAAGGGACTCGTGCATACCTATTTCGCCAACCCCTTCGGGGCGCCCCAGCGGCGGCGGGAGCACGAGGAGAGAGCCCGCGAGATGTTCACGGCCTTCTTTGAGAAGGGCGTGAAGGTCGGCCAGCTCCGCACCCGCCTGGGCATAGAGGGCTTCGAGCAGAAGGGGCCGGAGGAGGCTGCCCTGGCCCTCTTCGAGGTCATAAAGAAGAAGTAG